In Planococcus shixiaomingii, the DNA window CACGGTAATCCACCCGTTCGGCATCTTCTTGCTTTTGGTGAGCACCGTAGCCCAGTTTTTCTACCTTTGCAATAATGTCGCCAACTGCAACTTCCGATGGGTTAAACTCGATAGTCGCTTTTTCGAGTGCTAAATTGACGTTCGCGGAAGCAACACCCGCTAATTTATTTACCCCTTTTTCAATCCGGGTCGCACATGCCGCACACGTCATTCCGGTAATATCAAACTCCGCTTTTTGTTTCACAACGCCATAACCGAGTGCTTCGATTTTCTTTTCAAAATCTGCTTCGCTGAGTTTGGACGGATCGTATTGAATGGATGACTTTTCAAGTGCCAGATTGACGTTCGCCTGCTCAACGCCTTCCATTTTATTGATCCCTTTTTCAATCCGGGTTGCACATGCCGCACACGTCATTCCCGTGATTTGAAAACTAGCCTCTTTTAAGCCTGTTGCCATGATTCTGCCTCCTCCCAAATACCACCTAGGGGTATATTTTAAGTAAAAGTAGAGAGTGCTATAAAAGCACTCTTATACTACTTCATATCCTTGCTCTTCGATTGTTTCTTGAATTTCATTCAATGAAGTTTTGCTAGTGTCATATTCAACTGCCACTTCGCCTTTGCCTAGATCGACTTTTACACTGGAGACGCCTTGAAGTTCGCTGACGCTTGTTTCAACCGCATTCACACAGTGGCTGCAAGACATGCCTTGTACTTTCAATGTTTCATTCATACTTTTCTCCTCCTAGCATAAGATTACTTTAAAGTTACCATACCCCATTAGGGTATTACAACTCTTTTGTTTTACTTTTTATTTTGTCATGGTTCTCATAACATCCATCAATTCATTAATCGCTTCTTCGCCTTTGTTTTCCTTGATAGCTTTCGAGACACAGTGGTGGGTATGATCTTCTAATAAAGCAAGCGATACTTTATTCATCGCTGATTGGATGGCGCTTACTTGGTGCAGAATATCTACACAGTAGCGATCGTTTTCCACCATTTGATGAACGCCGCGAACCTGTCCCTCAATCCGCTTCAACCGGTTTAAAAGCTGCTGTTTGTTAGGCTGTATTGTTGTTTTCATCGTTTTTTCCATAGCTGAACCTCCCGGATCAATATACCCTA includes these proteins:
- a CDS encoding metal-sensitive transcriptional regulator; protein product: MEKTMKTTIQPNKQQLLNRLKRIEGQVRGVHQMVENDRYCVDILHQVSAIQSAMNKVSLALLEDHTHHCVSKAIKENKGEEAINELMDVMRTMTK
- the copZ gene encoding copper chaperone CopZ — protein: MNETLKVQGMSCSHCVNAVETSVSELQGVSSVKVDLGKGEVAVEYDTSKTSLNEIQETIEEQGYEVV